The proteins below come from a single Dermatophilaceae bacterium Soc4.6 genomic window:
- a CDS encoding NADH:flavin oxidoreductase/NADH oxidase — MPDLFDPITLRGLTARHRVWLAPMCQYSAVDGVPGDWHLVNLGARATGGFSLLLTEAAAVTPEGRISPQDAGLWTDEQAGAWSRVVDFVHAQGALIGTQLAHAGRKGSTYRPWAPHHGSVPVGDGGWSPLGPSAVPYPNYAEPEALTADGIAEVVRAFRDAAVRAVAAGFDTVELHAAHGYLLHQFLSPLSNRRDDAWGGSFEGRTRIVLETVDAVRAVIPDSMPLLVRISGTDWLEGGWDLEQSTRLSVHLREHGVDLVDVSSGGNAPASIPVGPGYQVPLAAGVRAGADVPTGAVGLVTEPAQAQKIVANGEADVVLLARAALRDPAWPLRAAHELGVPVEDVGWPDQYARGVWPTA, encoded by the coding sequence GTGCCCGACCTCTTCGACCCGATCACCCTGCGAGGGCTGACCGCCCGCCACCGGGTGTGGTTGGCCCCGATGTGCCAGTACTCCGCCGTCGACGGTGTGCCGGGCGACTGGCACCTGGTCAACCTCGGCGCCCGGGCGACTGGAGGCTTCTCCCTCCTGCTGACCGAGGCGGCGGCCGTGACACCCGAGGGTCGCATCTCGCCGCAGGACGCCGGCCTCTGGACCGACGAGCAGGCCGGCGCCTGGTCACGGGTCGTCGACTTCGTCCACGCCCAGGGTGCCCTGATCGGCACGCAGCTGGCGCACGCGGGGCGAAAGGGCTCGACCTACCGACCCTGGGCTCCGCACCACGGCAGCGTCCCGGTGGGCGACGGCGGCTGGTCGCCCCTCGGGCCCTCTGCGGTCCCCTACCCGAACTATGCCGAGCCCGAGGCACTGACGGCAGACGGGATCGCCGAGGTGGTGAGGGCCTTCCGCGACGCCGCGGTGCGGGCGGTCGCCGCCGGCTTCGACACGGTCGAGCTGCACGCGGCCCACGGCTATCTCCTGCACCAGTTCCTCTCACCCCTGTCGAACCGCCGCGACGACGCGTGGGGAGGGTCCTTCGAGGGCCGCACCCGCATCGTGCTCGAGACGGTCGACGCCGTGCGCGCCGTCATCCCCGACTCCATGCCCCTGCTGGTGCGGATCTCCGGCACCGACTGGCTCGAGGGTGGCTGGGACCTCGAGCAGAGCACCCGGCTCTCGGTCCACCTGCGGGAGCACGGGGTCGACCTCGTCGACGTCTCGTCGGGAGGCAACGCCCCGGCGTCCATCCCCGTCGGCCCGGGCTACCAGGTGCCCCTCGCAGCGGGCGTCCGGGCGGGTGCCGACGTCCCAACGGGCGCCGTCGGTCTCGTGACCGAGCCGGCGCAGGCCCAGAAGATCGTCGCCAACGGCGAGGCCGACGTCGTCCTGCTCGCCCGGGCCGCCCTGCGCGACCCCGCCTGGCCGCTGCGGGCTGCCCACGAGCTCGGCGTGCCGGTCGAGGACGTCGGCTGGCCGGACCAGTACGCGCGGGGCGTCTGGCCGACGGCCTGA
- a CDS encoding MBL fold metallo-hydrolase, whose protein sequence is MDGGVIEIPMEHVVPAGALGPEPVRLEVRAHLSPHETGLVLVDTGMDPSGRDLDAALARSGASWSDVSHVVVTHAHPDHVGALDHVRRAAPAATVLAHPLEAVAEAQSLVDGQRVGRLRAVATPGHTAGHLSLLDEAGGVLLVGDCLGSVGAVLVRAPEQFTADARRAEQSLHLLRTFRGTRLLFSHGAELEDPWPSLDVLLDALPEV, encoded by the coding sequence ATGGACGGCGGCGTCATCGAGATCCCCATGGAGCACGTGGTCCCGGCCGGTGCGCTGGGTCCTGAGCCGGTGCGGCTCGAGGTGCGCGCTCACCTCTCGCCGCACGAGACCGGCCTGGTCCTCGTCGACACCGGCATGGACCCGTCAGGGCGAGACCTCGACGCCGCGCTCGCCCGGTCGGGCGCCTCGTGGTCCGACGTCTCCCACGTTGTCGTCACCCACGCCCACCCCGACCACGTCGGTGCGCTCGACCACGTCCGTCGGGCCGCACCGGCCGCCACGGTGCTCGCGCACCCCCTCGAGGCGGTCGCGGAGGCGCAGTCCCTCGTGGACGGTCAGCGGGTGGGGAGGCTGCGAGCCGTGGCCACCCCGGGCCACACGGCGGGACATCTGAGCCTCCTCGACGAAGCTGGGGGCGTGCTGCTCGTGGGTGACTGCCTGGGCTCGGTGGGCGCCGTCCTCGTCAGGGCCCCCGAGCAGTTCACCGCGGATGCCCGGCGGGCCGAGCAGTCGCTGCACCTGCTGCGCACCTTCCGCGGGACCCGCCTGCTCTTCTCCCACGGCGCCGAGCTCGAAGACCCGTGGCCGAGCCTCGACGTCCTGCTGGACGCCCTGCCGGAGGTCTGA
- a CDS encoding bifunctional o-acetylhomoserine/o-acetylserine sulfhydrylase produces the protein MTDSSTWAFETRQIHAGQAPDPTTGARALPIYQTTSYQFRDTDHAANLFALSEFGNIYTRIMNPTQDAIEQKISSLEGGVGALLLASGQAAETLAILNIAEAGSHVVASPSLYGGTYNLLKHTLPRYGIEVTFVDDPTSLDSWRAAVRPTTKLFYGETIANPKSEILDIEGVAAVAHEVGVPLVVDNTIATPYLLRPLEWGADVVVHSATKYLGGHGTTVAGVIVDGGTFDYTRDPERFPNYNTPDESYHGLVYGRDLGVGSAFGANLSFILKARVQLLRDTGAAISPFNAFLIGQGIETLSLRLERHLANTARVASFLQGHHQVEKVVWASLPDSPSYDLAQKYVPAGAGAVLSFEIVGGLEAGKKFVEGLRLHSHVANIGDVRSLAIHPASTTHSQGGDDDRLAAGVTPGLVRLSVGIEHVDDILADLELGFAAARAAAVPVGASAAG, from the coding sequence CAGTTCCGCGACACCGACCACGCGGCAAACCTGTTCGCCCTCAGCGAGTTCGGCAACATCTACACGCGCATCATGAACCCCACGCAGGATGCGATCGAGCAGAAGATCAGCTCGCTCGAGGGCGGGGTGGGGGCGCTGCTGCTGGCCTCGGGTCAGGCGGCGGAGACGCTGGCCATCCTCAACATCGCGGAGGCCGGCAGCCACGTCGTCGCCAGCCCCTCGCTCTACGGCGGCACCTACAACCTGCTCAAGCACACGCTTCCCCGGTACGGGATCGAGGTCACCTTCGTCGACGACCCCACGTCCCTCGACTCCTGGCGAGCCGCCGTCCGCCCCACGACCAAGCTCTTCTACGGCGAGACCATCGCCAACCCCAAGTCGGAGATCCTCGACATCGAGGGCGTGGCCGCCGTGGCCCACGAGGTGGGGGTGCCGCTCGTCGTCGACAACACCATCGCCACGCCCTACCTGCTGCGGCCGCTCGAGTGGGGCGCCGACGTCGTCGTGCACTCCGCGACGAAGTACCTCGGTGGGCACGGCACGACGGTCGCCGGGGTGATCGTCGACGGTGGCACGTTCGACTACACGCGCGACCCCGAGCGCTTCCCGAACTACAACACCCCTGACGAGAGCTACCACGGCCTGGTCTACGGGCGTGACCTCGGCGTCGGGAGCGCCTTCGGTGCCAACCTGTCCTTCATCCTCAAGGCACGGGTGCAGCTGCTGCGTGACACCGGCGCCGCCATCTCCCCCTTCAACGCCTTCCTCATCGGGCAGGGCATCGAGACCCTCAGCCTGCGTCTGGAGCGACACCTCGCGAACACCGCGCGGGTGGCGTCGTTCCTGCAGGGTCACCACCAGGTGGAGAAGGTCGTCTGGGCGTCCCTGCCCGACAGCCCGTCCTACGACCTGGCCCAGAAGTACGTGCCCGCGGGGGCCGGTGCCGTGCTCTCCTTCGAGATCGTCGGAGGCCTCGAGGCAGGCAAGAAGTTCGTCGAGGGACTGCGCCTGCACAGCCACGTGGCCAACATCGGTGACGTGCGCTCGCTGGCGATCCACCCGGCCTCGACGACCCACAGCCAAGGTGGTGACGACGACCGTCTGGCGGCGGGCGTCACCCCCGGCCTCGTGCGGCTCTCAGTGGGGATCGAGCACGTCGACGACATCCTGGCCGACCTCGAGCTGGGCTTCGCCGCGGCCCGCGCCGCAGCCGTCCCGGTCGGCGCCTCGGCGGCCGGCTGA
- a CDS encoding PQQ-binding-like beta-propeller repeat protein — protein sequence MIGRRTHQVGGRRGRVHRLQAWGLVVAVALTVVSAAPVDAAAPAAQAPPLVDTPEWASNATKVWPGPPAALTDWPMGGRGSYHEASNRAPSTLAPATVSGLRAAWTTPASTTTQFSAAAVVGDAVYSGGRTLNRRSTRTGGRVWSVSYGWGFPTTPAYWNGIVVAVADGPTPAVVAVDAATGVLLWTHDLAQMSLSSPSIRGGRVFVGVGDRTVEAIRLASGTVAWRWTAPSARFGFVSSPTTDGKTVYISWSGGEQVAALDEATGAQLWTRTLGPGSGQTLDGFATNLIGGRLFVGTVNSDVWALEATTGDVVWTQTLPQPAWRNLMSTQSVLVVPVGDRAAELRAYDPATGRLLWQTDQGANDAAGFLAVAGGVVFRAALDSGGGSNLLGVDAVTGAEVLRRSLTGRAGTALTVAGDVVYARTIDLATGGTSFERFDLTSPVASQPLAPAVTSKPSPAQSGRIGRLGLTSSPEVRSR from the coding sequence GTGATCGGTCGTCGGACGCATCAGGTCGGGGGACGTCGAGGCCGGGTCCATCGCCTGCAGGCGTGGGGCCTGGTGGTCGCGGTCGCGTTGACCGTCGTGTCGGCGGCTCCGGTCGACGCGGCGGCACCGGCGGCCCAGGCGCCACCCCTGGTCGACACCCCGGAGTGGGCGTCCAACGCGACCAAGGTGTGGCCGGGCCCGCCGGCCGCTCTCACCGACTGGCCGATGGGTGGTCGCGGCAGCTACCACGAGGCCTCCAACCGGGCCCCGTCGACACTCGCACCGGCCACCGTCTCGGGGTTGCGTGCGGCGTGGACGACACCGGCCTCCACGACGACCCAGTTCTCGGCGGCCGCGGTCGTCGGCGATGCCGTCTACTCCGGCGGACGCACGCTCAACCGCCGTTCCACCCGCACCGGGGGCCGGGTCTGGTCCGTTTCCTACGGGTGGGGCTTCCCGACCACCCCGGCCTACTGGAACGGCATCGTGGTCGCCGTCGCCGATGGTCCGACTCCCGCCGTGGTGGCGGTCGACGCCGCGACGGGTGTGCTCCTGTGGACCCACGACCTGGCCCAGATGTCGTTGTCCTCGCCGTCGATCCGCGGAGGTCGGGTCTTCGTGGGCGTCGGTGACCGCACGGTCGAGGCCATCAGGCTCGCCTCCGGCACGGTCGCCTGGCGGTGGACGGCACCCTCGGCGCGCTTCGGCTTCGTCAGCTCGCCCACCACCGACGGCAAGACGGTCTACATCAGCTGGTCGGGGGGCGAGCAGGTCGCGGCACTCGACGAGGCGACCGGTGCGCAGCTCTGGACCCGCACCCTCGGCCCGGGCAGCGGCCAGACGCTCGACGGCTTCGCCACCAACCTCATCGGGGGTCGGCTCTTCGTCGGCACCGTCAACTCCGACGTCTGGGCCCTCGAGGCCACGACCGGTGACGTGGTCTGGACGCAGACACTCCCGCAGCCGGCGTGGCGCAACCTGATGTCCACCCAGAGCGTGCTCGTCGTCCCGGTGGGAGACCGTGCGGCCGAGCTGCGCGCCTACGACCCGGCCACGGGACGCCTGCTGTGGCAGACCGACCAGGGTGCCAACGACGCAGCCGGGTTCCTCGCCGTCGCCGGCGGCGTGGTCTTCCGGGCGGCCCTCGACTCCGGCGGCGGCTCGAACCTGCTCGGTGTCGACGCGGTCACCGGCGCCGAGGTTCTGCGCAGGTCGCTGACCGGCCGGGCGGGCACGGCTCTCACCGTCGCGGGCGACGTGGTCTACGCGCGCACCATCGACCTGGCCACGGGTGGCACCTCCTTCGAGAGGTTCGACCTCACCAGCCCCGTCGCGAGCCAGCCACTCGCCCCTGCGGTCACGAGCAAGCCGTCCCCCGCGCAGTCGGGGCGGATCGGCCGGCTGGGCCTGACCTCGTCGCCCGAGGTCCGCTCGCGCTGA
- the hrpA gene encoding ATP-dependent RNA helicase HrpA, with translation MERIERRRAAVPPITYPDLPVTARREDIAAAIRDHQVVVVAGETGSGKTTQIPKICLELGRGVEGMIGHTQPRRIAARSVAERIADELGVPLGGAIGYQVRFTDHSSGDTLVKVMTDGILLAELQRDRELRRYDTIIIDEAHERSLNIDFILGYLAQLLPRRPDLKVIITSATIDPQRFADHFATPGHPVPVIEVSGRTFPVEVRYRPLATEPAADADEDDPGERQTQDRDQTTGITDAVMELWTERHHGDDDDILVFLSGEREIRDAAEALEALALPMTEVLPLFGRLSAAEQHRVFGRRPSGVNRRVVLATNVAETSLTVPGIRYVVDTGTARISRYSQRTKVQRLPIEAVSRASADQRKGRCGRVSDGICIRLYSEDDFLSRPEFTDPEILRTNLASVILQMTSLGLGEVARFPFVDPPDSRSVIDGVRLLEELGAIEPEEVSNRPGEGGAASRTRRLTAYGRTIALLPVDPRLARMVIEADRRGCLREVLVIVAALSIQDPRERPLDKRELAAASHKRFAVDDSDFGAYLRLWTYLMEQQKSLSGSAFRRLCKSEYLHFLRIREWQDLHSQLRAAARQSGFDTSQRTAEEDAEPDLDSVHQSLLSGLLSQVGSRDEVKRDYLGARSVHFSLSPGSTLARKPPQFVMAGELVETNRMWARACARIDPAWAEDLGAHLVKRSYSEPTWSSRRGSAVATERVTLYGVPIVTARTVGYAAVDPVEARRLFIQRALVEGDWTTRHRFYADNVRLVERLRELEARTRRRDIVVDDETVQAFYDERLPEAIVSARHFDTWWKRESRRRPTLLDFTEELLVRDSARSVDRDAYPSTWVQGDLSLPLTYQFEPGVAEDGVTVHVPVEVLNQVSADGFDWQVPGLREELVTALLRTLPKITRRLLVPAPEHAAATVRALRERGLGVADGPLVTVLPRVLRQTHGVMIAQADWDLERVPAHLRVTFSVEDTRGRVIAAGPDLEALRAVAAPQLRQQVARAGVGLARSGLTSWTVGDVPVEVTTSGSGGLTVQGFPALVDDGGSVSLQVLPTLTEARTEHRVGVRRLLVLGTSPPWKQVLARLTNTQKLALGHNPHGSVAALLADCLECAVDAISAEHVPHEVRSEADFDAALAAVRTHAASRVLQVVGLVEPVLAKHLKAVNQLEALRSPALRDLVADVRSQLAELVRPGFVAETGFTRLRDLDRYLEGVLVRLERAPTDPARDGTSLDEVLVAERAYAQLLEVLRPAQRASDPVVAIGWMVEELRVSLFAQRLGTAHPVSVKRILRAVAAVTRD, from the coding sequence ATCGAGCGGATCGAGCGACGCCGGGCCGCGGTGCCGCCCATCACCTACCCCGACCTGCCGGTCACGGCCCGCCGGGAGGACATCGCCGCCGCGATCCGCGACCACCAGGTCGTCGTCGTCGCGGGGGAGACGGGCTCGGGCAAGACCACCCAGATCCCCAAGATCTGTCTCGAGCTCGGCCGAGGGGTCGAGGGCATGATCGGGCACACCCAGCCGCGACGGATCGCGGCCCGGTCGGTCGCGGAGCGCATCGCCGACGAGCTCGGCGTGCCGCTCGGTGGGGCCATCGGCTACCAGGTGCGGTTCACCGACCACTCCAGCGGCGACACCCTGGTCAAGGTCATGACCGACGGCATCCTGCTCGCCGAGCTGCAGCGCGACCGCGAGCTGCGCCGGTACGACACGATCATCATCGACGAGGCCCACGAGCGCAGCCTCAACATCGACTTCATCCTCGGCTACCTCGCGCAGCTGCTGCCGCGCCGGCCCGACCTCAAGGTGATCATCACCTCGGCCACCATCGACCCGCAGCGGTTCGCCGACCACTTCGCGACGCCCGGACACCCGGTGCCGGTCATCGAGGTGTCGGGCCGCACCTTCCCGGTTGAGGTCCGCTACCGTCCCCTCGCCACCGAGCCGGCCGCCGACGCCGACGAGGACGACCCGGGGGAGCGTCAGACGCAGGACCGCGACCAGACCACCGGCATCACCGACGCCGTGATGGAGCTGTGGACCGAGCGCCATCACGGCGACGACGACGACATCCTCGTCTTCCTCAGCGGCGAGAGGGAGATCCGTGACGCTGCCGAGGCGCTGGAGGCCCTCGCGCTGCCGATGACCGAGGTGCTCCCGCTCTTCGGTCGGCTCTCTGCGGCCGAGCAGCACCGGGTCTTCGGTCGGCGCCCATCGGGCGTCAACCGTCGGGTGGTCCTGGCCACCAACGTCGCCGAGACCTCGCTGACCGTGCCCGGTATCCGCTACGTCGTCGACACGGGCACGGCGCGCATCTCGCGCTACAGCCAGCGCACCAAGGTGCAACGCCTGCCGATCGAGGCGGTCAGCCGGGCCAGCGCCGACCAGCGCAAGGGCCGCTGCGGCAGGGTCTCCGACGGCATCTGCATTAGGCTCTACTCCGAGGACGACTTCCTCTCGCGGCCGGAGTTCACCGACCCCGAGATCCTGCGCACCAACCTCGCATCGGTCATCCTGCAGATGACCTCGCTGGGCCTCGGTGAGGTCGCCCGCTTCCCCTTCGTCGACCCCCCTGACTCCCGCTCGGTCATCGACGGGGTCCGGCTCCTCGAGGAGCTGGGGGCGATCGAGCCGGAGGAGGTCTCGAACCGGCCGGGGGAGGGCGGTGCGGCGAGCCGCACTCGCCGGCTCACGGCCTACGGTCGCACCATCGCCCTGCTGCCGGTCGACCCGCGCCTGGCGCGGATGGTGATCGAGGCCGACCGACGAGGCTGCCTGCGCGAGGTGCTCGTCATCGTCGCGGCCCTGTCGATCCAGGACCCGCGCGAGCGGCCCCTCGACAAGCGGGAGCTGGCTGCCGCCTCGCACAAACGCTTCGCGGTCGACGACAGTGACTTCGGTGCCTACCTGCGGCTGTGGACCTATCTCATGGAGCAACAGAAGTCGTTGTCCGGCAGCGCTTTTCGTCGCCTGTGCAAGTCCGAGTACCTCCACTTCCTGCGCATCCGCGAGTGGCAGGACCTGCACAGCCAGCTGCGGGCGGCGGCCAGGCAGTCGGGCTTCGACACCTCGCAGCGCACGGCCGAGGAGGACGCCGAGCCCGACCTCGACTCCGTGCACCAGTCGCTGCTCTCGGGCCTGCTCTCCCAGGTGGGCAGCCGCGACGAGGTGAAGCGCGACTACCTCGGCGCCCGTTCCGTGCACTTCTCGCTCTCGCCCGGCAGCACCCTTGCGCGCAAGCCGCCTCAGTTCGTCATGGCCGGCGAGCTCGTCGAGACCAACCGCATGTGGGCGCGCGCCTGCGCGCGCATCGACCCGGCCTGGGCCGAGGACCTCGGTGCCCACCTCGTCAAGCGCTCCTACTCCGAGCCCACCTGGTCGTCGCGGCGCGGCAGCGCCGTCGCCACGGAGCGCGTCACCCTGTACGGCGTGCCGATCGTCACCGCCCGCACGGTGGGCTACGCCGCGGTCGACCCGGTCGAGGCCCGGCGGCTCTTCATCCAGCGGGCGCTGGTCGAGGGCGACTGGACGACGCGGCACCGCTTCTACGCCGACAACGTCCGGCTGGTCGAACGGCTGCGCGAGCTCGAGGCGCGCACCAGGCGCCGCGACATCGTCGTCGACGACGAGACGGTGCAGGCGTTCTACGACGAGCGACTGCCCGAGGCGATCGTCTCGGCCCGACACTTCGACACCTGGTGGAAGCGCGAGTCACGTCGCCGGCCGACGCTGCTCGACTTTACCGAAGAGCTGCTGGTGCGTGACAGCGCCCGCTCCGTCGACCGCGACGCCTACCCGTCGACCTGGGTGCAGGGCGACCTCAGCCTGCCCCTGACCTACCAGTTCGAGCCCGGGGTCGCCGAGGACGGTGTCACCGTGCACGTGCCCGTCGAGGTGCTCAACCAGGTCAGCGCCGACGGCTTCGACTGGCAGGTGCCCGGTCTGCGAGAAGAGCTGGTCACGGCCCTGCTGCGCACCCTGCCGAAGATCACCCGCCGGCTCCTGGTGCCGGCGCCCGAGCACGCGGCCGCCACGGTGCGGGCGCTGCGGGAGCGGGGCCTCGGGGTGGCCGACGGCCCGCTCGTCACCGTCCTGCCGCGAGTGCTCCGCCAGACGCACGGCGTGATGATCGCCCAGGCCGACTGGGACCTCGAGCGCGTGCCGGCCCATCTGCGCGTCACCTTCTCCGTCGAGGACACTCGGGGACGGGTGATCGCGGCCGGCCCCGACCTCGAGGCCCTCCGGGCCGTTGCCGCCCCTCAGCTGCGCCAGCAGGTGGCCCGGGCCGGAGTCGGCCTGGCCCGCTCGGGGCTGACCTCGTGGACGGTCGGCGACGTGCCGGTCGAGGTGACCACCTCAGGGTCCGGTGGGCTCACGGTCCAGGGCTTCCCCGCCCTCGTCGACGACGGCGGATCGGTCTCGCTGCAGGTGCTGCCGACCCTCACCGAGGCCCGCACCGAGCACCGGGTCGGCGTCCGACGCCTGCTCGTGCTCGGGACGTCACCGCCCTGGAAGCAGGTGCTCGCGCGTCTGACCAACACGCAGAAGCTCGCGCTGGGGCACAACCCCCACGGCTCGGTCGCGGCGCTGCTCGCCGACTGCCTGGAGTGCGCGGTGGACGCGATCAGCGCCGAGCACGTGCCGCACGAGGTGCGCAGCGAGGCCGACTTCGACGCAGCGTTGGCCGCGGTGCGCACCCACGCGGCCAGCCGGGTCCTGCAGGTCGTGGGGCTGGTCGAGCCCGTGCTGGCCAAGCACCTGAAGGCGGTCAACCAGCTCGAGGCCCTGCGCTCGCCAGCCCTACGAGACCTCGTGGCCGACGTGCGGTCGCAGCTGGCCGAGCTCGTGCGCCCCGGGTTCGTGGCCGAGACCGGCTTCACCCGGCTGCGCGACCTCGACCGCTACCTCGAGGGAGTGCTCGTGCGGCTGGAGCGCGCGCCCACCGATCCCGCCCGCGACGGGACGTCGCTCGACGAGGTGCTGGTGGCCGAGCGGGCCTACGCGCAGCTGCTCGAGGTCCTGCGGCCGGCGCAGCGGGCGAGTGACCCCGTCGTGGCCATCGGCTGGATGGTCGAGGAGCTGCGGGTCTCGCTCTTTGCCCAGCGTCTCGGTACGGCCCACCCGGTCTCGGTCAAACGGATCCTTCGGGCAGTCGCTGCGGTGACCCGCGACTGA